One segment of Polyodon spathula isolate WHYD16114869_AA chromosome 20, ASM1765450v1, whole genome shotgun sequence DNA contains the following:
- the LOC121295781 gene encoding galanin receptor 2a-like: protein MNNTMNTSHSVNYTATSWKPESVIIPLVFSLIFLVGTVGNSLVLAVLFRNGQMNNNTTNLFILNLGVADLCFIIFCVPFQATIYTMDEWVFGPFVCKAVHFFIYLTMYASIFTLATVSLDRYLAIRYPLRSRELRTPKNALTSICFIWGLSIIFSGPYLTYYKQIDMNGTIACIPVWRVPQRKIMDICTFVFGYLIPVLILSLTYARTIRYLWTAVDPLENMSESKRAKRKVTKMIIIVTVLFCLCWLPHHLVILCLWYGYFPLNQVTYAFRILSHLVSYTNSCLNPIVYALVSKHFRKGFKKVFSCILRKKVNNKVHVVQVAHTVSTVEAVSTEVSNINEAQPSSSDCSQSNGRQWGGGEQTNHHDKSPNTFITFNVT, encoded by the exons ATGAACAACACCATGAATACCTCACACAGCGTGAACTACACCGCGACAAGCTGGAAACCAGAGTCGGTGATAATCCCCTTGGTGTTCTCGCTCATATTTTTGGTCGGGACGGTTGGAAACAGCCTTGTCCTGGCGGTGCTGTTCCGAAACGGGCAAATGAATAATAACACCACCAATCTGTTCATCCTGAACCTCGGGGTTGCCGACCTCTGCTTCATCATTTTCTGTGTCCCGTTCCAAGCCACCATCTACACCATGGACGAGTGGGTGTTCGGTCCATTTGTCTGCAAGGCGGTCCACTTCTTCATTTATCTGACCATGTACGCCAGCATCTTCACTCTGGCAACGGTCTCTCTAGACAG GTACCTGGCAATCCGTTATCCCCTTCGCTCGAGGGAACTCCGTACTCCCAAAAATGCGCTGACCTCCATCTGCTTCATCTGGGGTCTGTCCATCATCTTCTCTGGCCCCTATCTCACCTACTACAAGCAGATCGACATGAACGGGACGATCGCCTGCATCCCGGTCTGGAGAGTCCCGCAGCGCAAGATTATGGACATCTGCACGTTTGTCTTCGGGTACCTGATCCCCGTCCTTATCCTCAGCCTGACGTACGCCCGGACCATCCGCTACCTGTGGACTGCCGTGGACCCCCTAGAAAACATGTCTGAGTCCAAGAGGGCCAAGCGCAAGGTCACCAAGATGATCATCATCGTGACCGTCCTCTTCTGCCTCTGCTGGCTGCCCCACCACCTGGTCATACTCTGCCTTTGGTACGGCTACTTCCCTCTCAACCAGGTCACCTACGCCTTTCGCATCCTCTCCCACCTGGTCTCCTACACCAACTCCTGCCTGAATCCCATCGTCTATGCGCTGGTGTCCAAGCACTTTCGCAAGGGCTTCAAGAAGGTCTTCAGCTGCATCTTGCGCAAGAAGGTCAACAACAAGGTCCACGTGGTCCAGGTGGCCCACACGGTCAGCACGGTAGAAGCTGTCTCCACGGAGGTGTCCAACATCAACGAGGCCCAGCCTAGCAGCTCCGACTGCAGCCAGAGTAATGGGAGGCAGTGGGGTGGAGGGGAACAAACCAACCATCACGACAAGTCCCCAAACACCTTCATCACCTTCAATGTGACGTAG